One window of Manihot esculenta cultivar AM560-2 chromosome 17, M.esculenta_v8, whole genome shotgun sequence genomic DNA carries:
- the LOC110605475 gene encoding formate dehydrogenase, mitochondrial, protein MAMKRAATSAIRAFPSSFGISGSSALGRHLHASAGSKKIVGVFYKANEYAAMNPNFLGCAEGALGIREWLESKGHRYIVTDDKEGPDCELEKHIPDLHVLITTPFHPAYVTAERIKKAKNLQLLLTAGIGSDHIDLKAAADAGLTVAEVTGSNVVSVAEDELMRILILLRNFLPGYHQVINGEWNVAGIAYRAYDLEGKTVGTVGAGRIGRLLLQRLKPFNCNLLYHDRLKMDPELENQTGAKFEEDLDAMLPKCDIIVINTPLTEKTRGLFNKDKIAKMKKGVLIVNNARGAIMDTQAVVDACSSGQIGGYSGDVWYPQPAPKDHAWRYMPNQAMTPHISGTTIDAQLRYAAGVKDMLDRYFKGEEFPLQNYIVKEGKIASQYQ, encoded by the exons ATGGCGATGAAGCGTGCTGCTACCTCTGCAATTCGCGCTTTCCCCTCATCTTTTGGGATCTCTGGCTCTTCTGCTCTCGGTAGACACTTGCAT GCTTCTGCAGGGAGCAAAAAGATTGTGGGGGTTTTCTACAAGGCCAATGAGTACGCTGCAATGAATCCCAATTTCTTGGGGTGTGCGGAGGGAGCTTTAGGCATACGTGAGTGGTTGGAATCAAAAGGCCACCGATACATTGTTACTGATGACAAAGAAGGGCCAGACTGTG AACTTGAAAAGCATATCCCTGATCTCCATGTCCTCATAACTACACCCTTCCACCCTGCCTATGTTACGGCAGAAAGGATAAAAAAGGCCAAAAATTTGCAACTGCTTCTCACAGCTGGAATTGGGTCTGACCATATAGATCTGAAGGCGGCAGCTGACGCCGGGTTAACTGTTGCAGAGGTGACAGGAAGCAATGTTGTCTCAGTTGCAGAAGACGAGCTCATGAGAATTCTTATTCTTCTCAGGAATTTCTTGCCTGGATATCATCAGGTTATTAATGGGGAATGGAATGTAGCTGGTATCGCCTACAGAGCCTATGATCTGGAAGGAAAGACAGTGGGAACTGTTGGTGCTGGACGCATTGGTAGGCTTTTGCTCCAGCGTTTGAAACCTTTTAACTGTAATCTCCTCTATCATGATCGACTTAAGATGGACCCTGAATTGGAGAATCAAACTGGGGCGAAATTTGAAGAGGATCTCGATGCAATGCTTCCCAAGTGTGACATAATTGTTATCAACACACCTCTTACGGAGAAGACAAG GGGGTTGTTTAATAAAGATAAGATTGCAAAGATGAAGAAAGGGGTTCTCATCGTTAATAATGCTCGAGGAGCAATTATGGATACACAAGCAGTTGTTGATGCTTGCTCAAGTGGACAGATTGGAG GATATAGCGGGGATGTTTGGTATCCACAACCAGCTCCAAAGGATCATGCATGGCGTTATATGCCAAATCAAGCTATGACCCCTCATATTTCTGGAACCACCATTGATGCACAA TTGCGATATGCAGCTGGAGTGAAGGACATGCTTGATAGATACTTCAAGGGAGAGGAATTTCCTCTACAGAATTACATTGTGAAGGAAGGTAAAATAGCAAGTCAATATCAGTGA
- the LOC110604448 gene encoding photosystem I assembly factor PSA3, chloroplastic produces MVVVSLVTPYLHPQTFTSCNQISPFLHHFHQIYTNCRRPTRQKVHNYNGFVSVTAYMEKPNSISSFANKVIGSLPVVGLIARIFSDEGGVGADTIDFAEFRRRVGKKCTVNDSRAFYEFQDRRGKAGDPLYVLLCCWLAAVGAGLLKSEEILEGVARLRISNDIEFEEENFISLMNEAKEKRAKLNIETPSIPMDVRAEKALEAIYVCCFGRNPIEKEDEELLCLMLSAVFPSVEQPEIQRIVKDKAKKVAEGTDEVKVPEPKNLPKEAVKLQMKDLQFLKQNTET; encoded by the exons ATGGTGGTTGTGAGTCTTGTGACACCATATCTCCACCCCCAAACCTTCACTTCCTGCAACCAAATTTCACCATTTTTGCACCATTTCCATCAAATCTACACTAATTGCAGAAGACCCACTAGACAAAAAGTGCACAACTATAATGGGTTCGTTTCTGTTACAGCTTACATGGAGAAACCCAACTCCATTTCCAGTTTTGCCAACAAAGTCATTGGTTCTCTACCTGTAGTTGGCCTTATAGCTAGAATTTTCAGCGATGAAGGCGGTGTTGGTGCTGATACCATTGATTTCGCAGAGTTTAGGAGGAGAGTGGGCAAGAAGTGCACTGTCAATGATTCTAGAGCTTTTTATGAGTTCCAGGATCGGCGAGGCAAA GCAGGGGATCCTTTGTATGTTCTATTGTGCTGTTGGCTAGCAGCTGTTGGTGCTGGTCTTCTCAAATCTGAAGAGATTTTAGAGGGGGTAGCAAGGCTTCGgatatcaaatgatattgaatTTGAAGAGGAGAATTTCATTTCATTGATGAATGAGGCAAAAGAG AAACGAgcaaaattaaatattgaaaCCCCCAGCATCCCCATGGATGTACGAGCTGAGAAGGCACTTGAAGCAATTTATGTTTGCTGCTTCGGGAGGAATCCTATAGAAAAGGAAGATGAGGAATTGCTGTGTCTCATGCTGAGTGCTGTTTTTCCATCGGTTGAGCAGCCAGAAATACAAAGAATTGTCAAAGACAAGGCGAAGAAAGTGGCTGAAGGTACTGATGAAGTCAAGGTTCCAGAGCCAAAGAACTTGCCAAAAGAAGCTGTAAAGTTGCAAATGAAGGATCTCCAATTCCTTAAACAAAATACAGAGACTTGA